In a genomic window of Occallatibacter riparius:
- a CDS encoding MFS transporter has translation MASDSRQSGAAEDAPNEGMSHAWRALRHRNFRLFFGGQSISLIGTWMTRVATSWLVYRLTKSAVLLGTVGFAGQIPTFLLAPLAGVVVDRIDRRKVLVWTQALAMLQSLLLAWLTLSNRITITEILILSAFQGVINAFDMPGRQSFMIRMVEERADLSNAIAINSSMVNAARLIGPSLAGVVIAATNEGWCFFIDGISYIAVIASLLMMRVKPETMHHHGVTMLEQLRQGWTYVAGSRPIRGILLLFALLSLMGWPFMVLMPIFAAQVLHGGPHTLGFLMGAVGVGSLVSALSLVVRRSVRGLTKMIPIAAAIFGVGLIAFGFSHSQWLSLVTMLVTGFGMMQGLTTSNTILQTLVDEKMRGRVMSYYTMAFVGMAPFGSLLAGALAHRIGAPRTVIVSGIACIIGSLFFWGRLGAIRRDMRPIYEQLGIIPRRETSPEEIPLDGAAES, from the coding sequence ATGGCAAGCGACTCGCGACAATCTGGCGCAGCAGAAGACGCGCCGAACGAAGGCATGTCGCACGCGTGGCGAGCCCTCCGCCACCGCAACTTCCGCCTCTTCTTCGGCGGACAAAGTATTTCGCTCATCGGCACATGGATGACACGGGTTGCCACCTCGTGGCTCGTGTATCGGCTCACCAAATCTGCCGTGTTGCTGGGCACAGTTGGCTTCGCTGGCCAGATCCCTACGTTTCTTCTGGCACCGCTCGCCGGGGTCGTCGTCGACCGCATTGACCGCCGCAAGGTTCTCGTCTGGACCCAGGCGTTAGCCATGCTGCAGTCGCTGCTGCTGGCGTGGCTCACACTGTCCAACCGCATCACGATCACTGAGATTCTCATCCTCAGCGCGTTCCAGGGCGTCATCAACGCCTTCGACATGCCGGGCCGCCAGTCGTTCATGATCCGCATGGTGGAAGAGCGCGCAGACCTTTCGAACGCCATCGCCATCAATTCTTCAATGGTGAATGCGGCGCGTCTCATCGGCCCTTCCCTTGCCGGAGTGGTCATCGCTGCCACCAATGAGGGCTGGTGCTTCTTCATCGACGGCATCAGCTACATCGCAGTGATCGCTTCGCTGCTCATGATGCGCGTCAAGCCCGAGACAATGCATCATCACGGCGTGACCATGCTCGAGCAACTGCGTCAGGGCTGGACTTACGTGGCGGGTTCGCGCCCCATTCGTGGCATCCTTCTGCTCTTCGCACTGCTCAGCCTGATGGGTTGGCCGTTCATGGTACTCATGCCCATCTTTGCCGCGCAGGTGCTGCACGGCGGCCCCCACACCCTCGGCTTCCTCATGGGCGCGGTCGGCGTTGGCTCGCTGGTCTCTGCCCTCTCGCTCGTAGTGCGCCGCTCCGTCCGCGGACTCACCAAGATGATTCCGATCGCCGCGGCTATCTTCGGCGTCGGTCTCATCGCATTCGGCTTCTCGCACAGCCAGTGGCTGTCACTCGTCACCATGCTGGTCACCGGCTTCGGCATGATGCAGGGATTAACAACCAGCAACACGATCCTGCAGACGCTCGTTGACGAGAAAATGCGTGGTCGGGTCATGAGCTACTACACCATGGCCTTCGTCGGAATGGCTCCGTTCGGCAGCCTCCTCGCCGGCGCGCTGGCTCATCGTATCGGCGCGCCCCGAACCGTCATCGTCAGCGGCATCGCCTGCATCATCGGCTCCCTGTTCTTCTGGGGCCGCCTAGGCGCAATCCGCCGCGACATGCGACCCATATACGAGCAACTCGGCATCATTCCGCGCCGGGAAACTTCGCCTGAAGAGATTCCGCTGGACGGAGCGGCCGAGTCCTGA
- a CDS encoding Crp/Fnr family transcriptional regulator, which produces MNNWTKFAMVAQPSNLLLTALSPSYRASLVARMRTVTLAPREIIYEADEVPKYAHFLTSGVASIVVSMSNGASTEVGLWGREGLVESFHLLGDARIPNRCIVQMESTALRMPFHELQREFHDCAELRNCVLQGVQSQTAIFGQLAGCNRLHEAEERLARWLLMVRDRTESDNFFITQEFLAVMLGSRRTTVTAAAGELQRRGLIHYSRGRIHVSDPEGLEQVACECYPTIRELYGSFYCGAPELDARMARPNTA; this is translated from the coding sequence ATGAACAACTGGACGAAATTCGCAATGGTTGCTCAGCCATCGAATCTGCTGCTCACAGCACTTTCTCCGAGTTATCGCGCCTCGTTGGTGGCGCGTATGCGCACCGTAACTCTGGCTCCTCGCGAGATCATCTACGAGGCCGACGAAGTGCCCAAGTACGCGCACTTCCTAACCTCCGGAGTGGCGTCGATCGTCGTTTCGATGTCCAACGGAGCCAGCACAGAGGTGGGCCTCTGGGGCCGCGAAGGTCTCGTAGAGAGCTTCCACCTTCTCGGAGACGCCCGCATTCCAAACCGCTGCATTGTGCAGATGGAAAGCACGGCCCTCCGCATGCCGTTCCATGAACTGCAGAGGGAGTTCCACGACTGCGCGGAACTGCGCAACTGCGTTCTACAGGGCGTGCAAAGCCAGACCGCCATTTTCGGTCAGCTTGCCGGCTGCAATCGCTTGCACGAGGCTGAGGAACGTCTCGCACGCTGGCTTCTGATGGTCCGTGACCGTACCGAGAGCGACAACTTCTTCATCACCCAGGAATTCCTTGCCGTGATGCTGGGTTCGCGGCGCACCACGGTCACCGCGGCCGCAGGCGAGCTACAGAGGCGCGGCCTGATTCATTACAGCCGCGGGCGTATTCATGTGTCCGACCCCGAAGGGCTGGAACAGGTAGCATGCGAATGCTATCCAACCATCCGCGAACTCTACGGCAGCTTCTATTGCGGTGCGCCTGAGCTTGACGCCAGGATGGCCAGGCCAAACACCGCATAA
- a CDS encoding OsmC family protein, producing MVAHSEWKHDGVFEGVTESGNKIQFDTDAPYPNGPSPMEAVLAALCSCTSVDVVSILKKKRQDVTGLRVSAVAERAPEPPRVFTHIKLTYAVRGSKLSRKAVEDSVSLSKNKYCSVSKMLEKAATIDYEIVYPDGEPEP from the coding sequence ATGGTCGCTCACAGCGAATGGAAGCACGACGGCGTCTTTGAAGGCGTTACGGAAAGCGGTAACAAGATCCAGTTCGACACGGATGCTCCGTACCCGAACGGCCCCAGCCCCATGGAAGCAGTGCTCGCCGCGCTCTGCAGTTGCACGTCCGTCGACGTCGTCTCCATTCTCAAAAAGAAGCGCCAGGACGTGACCGGTCTTCGCGTCAGCGCCGTTGCCGAGCGCGCGCCAGAGCCGCCGCGCGTTTTCACGCACATCAAGCTCACCTATGCGGTGCGTGGCAGCAAGCTGAGCCGCAAAGCTGTGGAAGATTCGGTTTCGCTCTCCAAGAACAAATATTGCTCCGTATCGAAGATGCTCGAAAAGGCGGCCACCATCGACTACGAGATCGTGTATCCCGACGGAGAACCGGAGCCATGA
- a CDS encoding ferric reductase-like transmembrane domain-containing protein, with product MKNTGPIASPRKSRLQKRLLRHHLPLFLLSCASASALYFTRPYPDVLTRLSFSTAYPAMALLAITLLTGPWNILRRRTNPVSSDLRRDIGIWAGILGVIHTAVGQCVHLRGKPWLYYVYGPQEHHHGLRHDVFGFSNYAGALSVLLLAALLAMSNDWSLRRLGTRQWKSLQRWNYAVFALAAAHAIGYLVIEQQKLPFDTVIAICIAITLVMQALGFSKRFASKRAVSGPLMDGALRQPRP from the coding sequence TTGAAGAACACCGGGCCCATTGCTTCACCGCGTAAGAGCCGTCTGCAGAAACGCCTGCTTCGTCATCACCTGCCGCTCTTCTTGCTCTCGTGCGCCTCTGCATCTGCGCTCTACTTCACGCGCCCTTATCCCGACGTGCTCACGCGCCTCAGCTTCTCAACCGCGTATCCGGCGATGGCGCTTCTTGCCATCACACTACTCACAGGTCCCTGGAACATTCTGCGTCGGCGCACCAATCCGGTCTCCAGCGATCTGCGCCGCGACATCGGCATATGGGCAGGCATTCTCGGAGTCATTCACACGGCAGTCGGCCAATGTGTTCATCTGCGCGGAAAGCCCTGGCTCTACTACGTGTACGGTCCGCAGGAGCATCACCACGGCCTGCGCCACGACGTCTTCGGATTCTCAAACTACGCGGGAGCACTCAGCGTTCTGCTGCTCGCCGCTCTGCTCGCGATGTCGAACGACTGGTCGCTGCGCCGGTTGGGCACGCGCCAATGGAAAAGTTTGCAGCGCTGGAACTACGCCGTCTTTGCCCTTGCGGCCGCCCACGCCATTGGATATTTGGTGATAGAGCAGCAGAAGCTTCCGTTCGACACAGTGATCGCAATCTGTATCGCCATCACACTCGTCATGCAGGCGCTCGGCTTTTCGAAACGCTTTGCATCAAAGCGTGCTGTATCGGGTCCACTTATGGATGGCGCATTGCGACAGCCAAGGCCATGA
- a CDS encoding heme-degrading domain-containing protein, whose product MGLHEDLEIIARQERELVLPRLDSQTAWKLGSLLRDLAEERGLPVVIDIRRFSQPLFYAAMDGTTPDNVEWVRRKNNVVARFHHSSYAIGIKEKIKGETICESQGLPLADYATHGGSFPLSVAGAGIVGSVTVSGLPMRADHELVIEALCALLGRKYSELQLPPG is encoded by the coding sequence ATGGGCCTTCATGAAGATCTCGAAATCATCGCCCGGCAGGAGCGCGAACTCGTCCTTCCGCGACTTGACTCGCAGACCGCGTGGAAGCTGGGCTCGCTTCTGCGCGATCTTGCTGAAGAACGCGGACTCCCCGTCGTCATCGACATCCGCCGTTTCAGTCAGCCGCTCTTCTACGCCGCCATGGACGGCACCACTCCCGATAACGTCGAATGGGTTCGTCGCAAGAACAATGTCGTCGCCCGCTTCCATCACAGCTCCTATGCAATCGGGATCAAAGAGAAGATCAAAGGCGAGACCATCTGCGAATCGCAGGGGCTACCGCTGGCCGACTACGCGACGCACGGAGGATCGTTCCCGCTGAGCGTCGCGGGCGCGGGCATCGTGGGCAGCGTTACGGTGTCGGGTCTTCCGATGCGTGCCGACCATGAACTTGTTATCGAAGCGCTGTGCGCACTGCTGGGACGTAAGTACTCAGAGTTACAGCTTCCGCCGGGATGA
- a CDS encoding cation-efflux pump — translation MSSGVQSLESISAEKRRVALHSMLAAAAMTALKVAAGIVSGSLGVLSDAAHSGLDLAGAGLTFLSVRVSDRPADENHPYGHGKVENISAFIEAGLMAISCAWIIYEALQRIYSHSVELRHSMWPVLVLVTSIAVDYWRSRQLREVARRTGSPALATDAFHFASDIWATLAVLGGLAASWAGKQFGIPGLRYADPFAAVVVSLMILRMTWHLTRETIGALTDQIPVETRKRVVDEVEGVEGVLAVEQVRVRRSGAAYFADLTLALPSRTTFEHTGELVRAATEAVQRIVPQADVVIHTVPRQTNAQSIFDRVRAVAARNNVSVHELSVQSHQGRLRVEQHVELDENMPLLDAHSFITSMEQEILREAPEVDSVLTHIESEPATIEQPDEIVVDDRRIEIALRAAAKSFPEIVDVHELTVLRAHDHVDLSCHCTLPDKLPMLRVHEVITGLEDRLKLECPEVNRVTIHPEPVTDNTR, via the coding sequence ATGAGTTCCGGAGTTCAGAGCCTCGAAAGCATATCGGCAGAAAAGCGCCGCGTCGCCCTGCACTCCATGCTAGCCGCGGCGGCAATGACGGCGCTCAAGGTTGCCGCTGGCATCGTCTCCGGATCTCTCGGCGTACTCTCCGATGCTGCCCACTCCGGCCTCGATCTCGCCGGCGCGGGGCTCACCTTCCTGTCGGTCCGGGTCTCTGATCGGCCCGCCGATGAAAACCATCCATACGGTCACGGTAAGGTCGAGAACATCTCGGCCTTTATCGAAGCCGGCCTGATGGCGATCTCCTGCGCATGGATCATCTATGAAGCGCTGCAGCGCATATACAGCCACAGCGTTGAACTCCGACATTCGATGTGGCCGGTCCTCGTGCTGGTCACATCCATCGCCGTGGACTACTGGCGCTCGCGCCAATTGCGCGAAGTTGCGCGCCGCACCGGATCTCCGGCTCTGGCTACCGATGCGTTTCACTTCGCCTCCGATATATGGGCTACGCTCGCGGTGCTCGGCGGTCTCGCCGCAAGCTGGGCCGGAAAGCAGTTCGGCATTCCCGGATTGCGTTATGCCGATCCCTTTGCGGCTGTCGTCGTGTCGCTGATGATCCTGCGCATGACCTGGCACCTCACGCGCGAGACCATAGGCGCTCTCACTGACCAGATCCCGGTCGAAACGCGCAAGCGCGTCGTCGATGAAGTTGAAGGCGTCGAAGGAGTCCTCGCCGTTGAGCAGGTCCGCGTGCGCCGTTCCGGAGCAGCGTACTTCGCGGATCTCACTCTCGCGCTGCCCAGCCGCACCACCTTCGAGCACACGGGCGAACTGGTTCGTGCCGCGACCGAAGCCGTGCAGCGCATTGTGCCACAGGCCGATGTCGTCATCCACACCGTTCCGCGCCAGACGAACGCCCAAAGTATCTTCGATCGCGTTCGCGCGGTTGCAGCCCGTAACAACGTCTCGGTCCATGAGCTCAGCGTTCAATCACACCAGGGGCGCTTGCGTGTGGAGCAGCACGTCGAGCTGGACGAAAACATGCCGCTGCTCGACGCCCACTCATTCATCACCAGCATGGAGCAGGAGATTCTTCGCGAGGCTCCGGAAGTGGACTCGGTTCTGACTCACATTGAGAGCGAACCCGCCACCATCGAGCAGCCGGACGAGATCGTCGTGGACGACCGTCGTATCGAAATAGCATTGCGCGCAGCGGCGAAATCATTTCCTGAAATCGTAGACGTGCATGAACTAACGGTTTTACGCGCTCATGATCACGTCGATCTTTCGTGCCACTGCACGTTGCCTGACAAACTCCCCATGCTGCGTGTCCATGAAGTCATCACCGGTCTCGAAGATCGTCTCAAGCTCGAGTGCCCTGAAGTCAACCGTGTCACCATCCATCCCGAGCCGGTGACCGATAATACGCGATAG
- a CDS encoding ubiquinone/menaquinone biosynthesis methyltransferase, with protein sequence MPVSGAKPAGADNESSAAQAVQQMFNSIAPRYDLLNHVLSANIDRLWWRRTARRFRTILSNPDAAILDICCGTGDMTMALLKHRPTGARPVLAGDFARAMLSRGARKFAGRGAIALEADAMHLPLRSESLDLIVTAFGFRNLSNYEGGLREFHRVLKPGGQLGILDFSEPGGLIGKAYAIYFRRVLPAIGRMICGKDGPYNYLPTSVGNFPPPPQMLQMMRAVGYDDCAWQPYTFGIAGLYTATRT encoded by the coding sequence ATGCCGGTCTCGGGCGCAAAACCGGCAGGCGCAGACAATGAGTCTAGCGCGGCGCAGGCCGTCCAGCAGATGTTTAACTCCATCGCGCCGCGTTACGACCTGCTGAACCACGTCCTTTCCGCAAATATCGATCGCCTCTGGTGGCGGCGCACCGCGCGGCGCTTCCGCACCATCCTGTCGAACCCCGACGCGGCCATTCTCGACATCTGCTGCGGCACGGGCGACATGACCATGGCCCTGCTCAAACACCGCCCCACCGGCGCTCGTCCCGTTCTCGCCGGCGACTTCGCGCGCGCCATGCTTTCGCGAGGCGCACGCAAGTTCGCGGGCCGCGGAGCCATCGCACTTGAGGCCGACGCCATGCATCTCCCTCTGCGCAGCGAATCGCTCGATCTGATCGTGACTGCGTTCGGCTTTCGCAACCTGTCGAACTACGAAGGCGGCCTGCGCGAGTTTCATCGCGTGCTTAAGCCCGGCGGACAACTGGGCATACTCGACTTCAGCGAGCCCGGCGGCCTCATCGGCAAAGCCTACGCCATTTACTTTCGTCGTGTTCTGCCCGCGATTGGGCGCATGATCTGCGGCAAGGACGGCCCGTACAACTACCTTCCAACTTCGGTCGGCAACTTTCCGCCGCCTCCGCAGATGCTTCAAATGATGCGCGCAGTCGGCTATGACGATTGTGCTTGGCAGCCTTACACCTTCGGCATCGCCGGACTCTACACGGCAACGCGAACCTGA
- the nadB gene encoding L-aspartate oxidase produces the protein MNIGGISRARCDFLVMGAGVAGLRAALELAAHGDVLVVTKEAVKESNTHYAQGGIAVAENDSEDIALHLGDTVNAGDGLVHRPAAQVMVSEGPERVDELIEWGAHFDEENGRLLRTREAAHSLPRILHANGDATGAEISRSLATMARSHGSIRFAEWTCVTELVVSDGRVVGADLLDAGNNATRVCARAVLIAAGGAGQVYSDTTNPAVATGDGIALAAEAGAELADMEFYQFHPTAFSLEGAPRFLISEALRGEGAYLRNDRGERFMERYSPMLELAPRAVVARAVAREGMGERLDAVRPVYLDMRHVKGMDLQKRFPGISAFLAKYGLELQRDLIPVRPAAHYMMGGVKTDLDGRTTMPGLYAAGEAACTGVHGANRLASNSLLEGLVFGARAAKAMLADGPPSVGSPEPGAARTAMAPEDEELVSVVVQKLQRQMWSYAGLLRAEETLRLGLEGQGECEQVVERLLQEGKQSRALFEARAVSSVAKTILRSALARTESRGAHFRSDYPQRNDAEFQKHSIVGRGDEVVFEAW, from the coding sequence ATGAACATTGGGGGCATTTCGCGGGCGCGGTGCGACTTTCTGGTGATGGGCGCGGGCGTGGCCGGGCTTCGGGCGGCGCTCGAGTTGGCTGCACATGGCGACGTGCTTGTGGTCACCAAAGAGGCGGTCAAGGAATCGAACACTCACTACGCGCAAGGCGGCATTGCGGTTGCGGAGAACGACAGCGAAGATATTGCTCTGCATCTGGGCGATACCGTCAATGCCGGTGATGGACTGGTGCATCGGCCCGCGGCGCAGGTGATGGTGAGCGAGGGGCCGGAGCGCGTTGACGAGCTGATCGAGTGGGGCGCGCACTTCGATGAAGAGAACGGGCGCCTGTTGCGTACGCGCGAAGCAGCGCACTCATTGCCGCGTATTCTGCACGCGAACGGAGACGCTACAGGCGCGGAGATCAGCCGGTCACTGGCAACAATGGCGCGCTCGCACGGCAGCATTCGGTTTGCCGAGTGGACATGCGTTACGGAGCTGGTGGTGAGCGACGGCCGTGTTGTGGGCGCCGATCTGCTGGATGCGGGAAACAATGCGACGCGGGTGTGTGCGCGGGCTGTGCTGATTGCGGCGGGCGGCGCGGGACAGGTGTATTCCGATACGACGAACCCCGCTGTGGCTACTGGCGATGGGATTGCTCTTGCGGCGGAAGCAGGCGCGGAACTGGCAGATATGGAGTTCTACCAGTTTCATCCGACGGCGTTTTCGCTAGAGGGCGCTCCGAGGTTTCTGATTTCAGAGGCGCTGCGGGGCGAGGGTGCGTATCTGCGCAACGATCGCGGCGAGCGGTTCATGGAGCGGTATTCGCCGATGCTGGAGTTGGCTCCGCGGGCTGTGGTGGCGCGCGCCGTGGCGCGCGAGGGCATGGGCGAGCGGCTAGACGCGGTGAGGCCCGTGTATCTCGACATGCGCCATGTCAAAGGTATGGACCTGCAAAAGCGGTTCCCGGGGATCAGTGCGTTTCTGGCGAAGTATGGTCTGGAGCTGCAGCGCGATTTGATTCCGGTGCGGCCTGCGGCGCATTACATGATGGGCGGCGTGAAGACCGATCTGGATGGGCGGACTACGATGCCGGGCTTGTATGCGGCGGGCGAGGCCGCGTGCACGGGAGTGCATGGAGCGAACCGGCTGGCTTCCAATTCATTGCTGGAAGGGCTGGTGTTTGGTGCGCGGGCGGCGAAGGCCATGCTGGCGGATGGGCCGCCGAGTGTGGGTTCGCCGGAGCCGGGAGCTGCGCGGACGGCGATGGCACCCGAGGATGAGGAACTGGTAAGCGTCGTGGTCCAGAAGCTGCAGCGGCAGATGTGGAGCTATGCAGGGCTGCTCCGCGCGGAAGAGACGCTGCGGTTGGGCCTCGAGGGGCAAGGCGAATGCGAGCAGGTTGTGGAACGGCTTCTGCAGGAAGGCAAGCAGAGCCGGGCCTTGTTTGAGGCTCGCGCTGTGAGTAGCGTGGCGAAAACCATTCTGCGGTCGGCGCTGGCGCGAACGGAGAGCCGCGGCGCGCACTTTCGCAGTGATTATCCGCAGCGGAACGATGCGGAGTTTCAGAAGCACTCGATTGTGGGCCGCGGCGATGAGGTTGTGTTCGAAGCTTGGTAA
- a CDS encoding PASTA domain-containing protein has product MRPSAKRQEIHPIVRFFRAGLLVVMLVAIALLAAITTMHFAIHGAEVQVPALKDMTVAEARSETAALGLNLDVDNRYYSSGVAAGHILTQSPAAGSVVRREWRVRVSESLGPQKVEVPNTVGTDERVAALNLRRVGLSVGVNAQLPYAGTTAGTVLAQDPPAHAQGIEGPSVNLLVAAPPDEAADGFVMPDFTGTPIVAAQTALSRVGITFAPPTFVDVAIPPVGQGNAPPKPPVTPGSVLAQQPSPGSRVDQSMQVHLTVAR; this is encoded by the coding sequence ATGAGACCATCGGCAAAGCGGCAGGAGATACATCCCATCGTCCGTTTTTTTCGCGCTGGGTTGTTAGTGGTGATGCTGGTGGCCATCGCGCTCCTGGCAGCCATCACCACCATGCACTTCGCCATTCACGGTGCAGAAGTGCAGGTGCCTGCCCTGAAAGATATGACCGTCGCCGAGGCGCGCAGCGAGACGGCTGCCCTGGGCCTGAATCTCGATGTCGACAACCGCTATTACTCATCCGGCGTGGCCGCGGGACACATCCTGACGCAATCACCGGCCGCCGGCTCCGTTGTCCGCCGCGAGTGGCGTGTGCGCGTATCCGAGAGCCTCGGTCCGCAGAAGGTTGAGGTGCCCAACACCGTCGGCACCGATGAGCGCGTGGCTGCGTTGAACCTGCGCCGTGTGGGCCTTTCTGTCGGAGTCAATGCGCAACTGCCCTATGCGGGTACGACAGCAGGCACCGTGCTTGCGCAGGATCCGCCTGCACATGCGCAGGGCATTGAAGGCCCCAGCGTGAATCTGCTTGTCGCCGCGCCTCCAGATGAGGCAGCGGACGGATTTGTAATGCCCGACTTCACCGGCACTCCGATCGTGGCCGCGCAAACCGCGCTTAGCCGCGTGGGCATAACCTTTGCTCCCCCAACATTCGTAGACGTCGCGATTCCCCCGGTGGGCCAGGGTAACGCACCCCCCAAACCGCCGGTCACACCCGGCTCGGTTCTCGCGCAGCAGCCGTCGCCAGGCTCTCGCGTTGATCAGAGCATGCAGGTCCATCTCACTGTGGCTCGTTAA
- the aroB gene encoding 3-dehydroquinate synthase — protein MQTIRVETPSARYDVFVGSGLLRSLAPRIERIAGRLPRRIFVLTSPEIWALWGKALSESFPEPPLALFLPAGEKHKNLVNVEKMARQMIAAGGDRSSLLIAFGGGIVGDVGGFLAAIFMRGIRYVQVPTTFLAQVDSSVGGKTGVNLPEGKNLIGSFHHPLAVFADIGVLGTLPDRELRSGLMESIKAGIIRDRTLVRFMEEHVDDVLRRDPKALEKVIAASVRMKADVVNRDERESGLRMILNFGHTLGHAIEQVTRYKALLHGEAVGWGMIAALHLAKKRGTISSRQGERLESLVYLYGPLPPLKLRPGKLVAASGSDKKNTGGVRRFVLPVGIGDAGVVEDVTPAELESAAAYMLARAAERHA, from the coding sequence GTGCAAACCATACGAGTAGAAACCCCATCGGCCCGGTATGACGTCTTCGTCGGCAGCGGACTTTTGCGCTCGCTGGCGCCACGCATTGAGCGCATCGCGGGGCGGCTTCCGCGACGCATCTTCGTCCTCACATCGCCTGAGATCTGGGCGCTGTGGGGCAAAGCACTTTCGGAGTCGTTCCCAGAACCGCCCCTTGCGCTGTTTCTGCCTGCGGGCGAGAAGCACAAGAACCTCGTCAACGTAGAGAAGATGGCGCGTCAGATGATCGCCGCCGGCGGCGATCGCAGTTCCCTGCTGATCGCATTCGGTGGCGGCATCGTCGGCGATGTCGGCGGATTCCTCGCCGCCATCTTCATGCGCGGCATCCGTTACGTGCAGGTGCCCACCACATTCCTCGCCCAGGTTGATTCCTCAGTCGGCGGCAAGACCGGTGTCAACCTCCCTGAGGGCAAGAACCTCATCGGCAGCTTCCATCATCCCCTCGCCGTCTTCGCGGATATCGGTGTGCTCGGCACTTTGCCCGATCGCGAGTTGCGCTCCGGTTTGATGGAAAGCATCAAGGCCGGCATCATCCGCGACCGCACCCTGGTGCGCTTTATGGAAGAACACGTCGACGACGTGCTAAGGCGCGACCCCAAGGCTCTCGAAAAAGTAATCGCCGCCTCGGTTCGCATGAAGGCCGACGTCGTCAATCGCGATGAACGCGAAAGCGGCCTGCGCATGATTCTCAACTTCGGCCACACTCTCGGCCACGCCATCGAACAGGTTACGCGCTACAAGGCGCTGCTGCATGGCGAGGCTGTCGGCTGGGGCATGATCGCCGCACTGCATCTTGCCAAAAAGCGGGGCACCATCAGCAGCCGCCAGGGCGAGCGTCTCGAGAGCCTGGTGTATCTATACGGTCCTTTGCCGCCTCTCAAGCTGCGCCCGGGTAAACTCGTGGCCGCCAGCGGATCCGACAAGAAAAACACCGGCGGCGTGCGCCGATTCGTACTTCCGGTAGGAATCGGCGATGCAGGCGTCGTCGAAGATGTAACTCCAGCCGAATTGGAAAGCGCAGCGGCATACATGCTGGCTCGCGCCGCTGAAAGGCATGCCTGA